Part of the Helicobacter bilis genome is shown below.
AATCTTACATGCAAGAATACACTATTTTCTGTTTTCTCTATCTTTTCTTTTAGCGTTTGATTATGTGGTTTTAAGGGTATTTTTAGACAAAACTCTTCTCTTATTATAGAATATATGTCATCAAAATATATAAGATTTTGAAAGTATCCAAAGGGATAAGCGTGCTTCTCTAAACTATCATTTAAATACATTTTTACAATGTTGTCGCCTTGTGGATCTTCATCATAAAAATATTTATAATGTTTTAATGCTAGCCAGTATAATTTATGATATTTACTTCTTGTAGCGTATCGAATGTATTGCAATGGGAAGTTGTATTTCAAAGATTTGTCATTAGAATAAAAATATTTAACTAAGGTTTTGTAATCAAAGCATAGTGGCAAAGAGATATTATATAACATTAACTCAAAAAGTCGCAGGTCTTGCCCCCCCCCCCATTAGTCATTACACTATTTGTAGAAACTTGACTAAAAGCATCTTTATGCAAATTCTCATTAAAATATGTCGCATCAAGCAAAATAGGATAGCCCTTTAAACTCATAGTTTTTGCAAAAGCATAAATAAACATTTGATTACCAAGTCCGCCAACAAGCCGTATTAACATAAAAATTCCTTTGATTTTATTGTAATTAACAGATATTTTGAAGTTATGAAAGCTACATTATAGCATAAAACATTTATATCGCAATGACTATGCTCACTTCAGGCTAGAACATGCAGCACTACATTTTTTCACACTCACTAATCTTCAATACGAATATCTTCTTCACTAGAATCTTTTGTGTTGAAATAAAGGCTTGTTACGCCGATAATAGCGGCAATGCCAGAGGCAATTAGCACAGAGATTTTTGCTAAATCTACACTCATATTTGAGCTATACGCAAGATTTGCTACAAACATAGACATGGTAAAGCCTATGCCTGCTAATGCACCAACAGAAAAGATTTGCGTATTTGTTAAGCCCTCTGGTCGCTTTGCAAGGCGAAGTTTCTCACTAAGCCATGTAAAGCCTAAAATGCCTAAGGGCTTACCAAGCACTAAACCTAGAATAATACCCCAAAAGATTCCATCAACGCTAAAATTAAGACTAGAATCAATAGAAACTCCCGCATTTGCAAAGGCAAATAAAGGCACGATGAAATACGCATTTAAAGGTTGCAAGATATATTCAATCCGCACGAGTGGATTTTGTGCGTATTTTGAATATCTAGCGATTGTGTCTAGAATCTCCACTCTTTCATGCTCTTTGTGCATATCAACTTCTCTTTCCATATCGCTTTTTGAACTCATAAATTTCTTAATATTTTGATATGAACTTACAAAAAAGTCCTTAAAACCATACAAAATCGCCCCAAATCTATTTCTCTCTTCTGTGTGGCTTGGCGTAAAAGTGGTAAAATCTGCCCTAGTTTTAAAATAAAGCTTATTATAAGCTTCTTTTAATCCAAGATAGCTATGCTGTGATATTTGAGACTTCCCCGGTATTGTAAAGGCAAGTAGCACTGCCCCAACGGTAGCATGCACCCCACTTAGAAAAAAGCAAATCCAAAGTAAAAAGCCCACTGCAAAATAAAGCGATAAATACTTAATATCCAAATAATTAAAGGTGATTAACACAGCAAGTAGCACGATGGCAATATAGATATAAATCCAATTAATCTGGTCAGTGTAAAAGATAGCAATAACGCTAATCGCACCTAAATCATCAGCAACCGCTAAGGTTACAAGAAAGATTTTAATCACACTTGGAATCCTTTTGCCAAGTAGCAATATAACACCCAAGGCAAAGGCGGTATCAGTACTCATTGCAACGCCAAAGCCATTTACACTCGGTGTGCCTAGATTGAAAAAAATATATATCGCACTAGGTAGCACTAATCCCCCAATAGCCCCAAACACAGAAAAGCTTACCGCACGAAATCCAGCCAACTCCCCATAAAGCACTTCGCGCTTCATCTCTAAGCCCACCATGAGAAAGAAAAAAGACATTAACACATCATTAATAAAATGTAAAATACTGATATGTATAACTCTAGTCCCGCCGATATGAAAATCCAAATACATACCAAAAAATTCATTATAAAAGATTCCAAAGTTTGTATTTGCAATAATCATTGCCATAGTAACGCAGAAAAAGAGTAAAACACCGCCAAATGATTCATGTGTGATGAAGTTTTTTAGCGTATTGTTTGCATGATCGATTTTATCTTGTTGCATCTCTTGTGCATGTATGTTTTTATGCTCTAGCCCCATAGTTTTGCCTTAAAGATATGTAAAATTTATAATTGATTTTTTATTAAAAGATTCTATATTTTATAGAGTGATTTCTTTTACCGCAACATTGTCTTGCAAATAGACTAAATAGCCTTTTATTTGGGACTTCTTTTGAGAGATAGTAGCAATAGATTCCATATAAGATTGTAATTGTGCGGTATGTTCTTGCAACAATGCTTCACTGATATTTTGACTACTTTTAAATTCTATAACAAAAAATTCCTCTCCATTTTGTATAAGGGCATCTAATCTTTTTATGCTATTTTCTTGCAGAAAAGACAGCTCACATTTTATCGTATTTTTATCCATATATAGCAATTTTTCAAGGCTAGATTTAAAAATGTTATTTGCCTTTTGTAAAATCTCTACAATCATGCTTTCATCTAGATAGAATCCATACGAAAAATTTAGCATAGTATAAGGATTTTTAATGCCGAAACCTAGCATGAGTTCAAGTGAGTAATGAAGGCTTAAGCCTAGTATTTGCTTATGCTGCATAGAAATATTATGCTGATAGAAAGAATCTTTACTCTCTTGCAAAAACTCTTCTTGTGTTGTATTTTTAGCTTGTAACTTGCTAATAATTGTGAGATTATTTTGTGCTTGTTTAGAATCTCTTTTTACAAGTATTTCTTTGCCATAGTTTTCATTATCTTTTAAAGCAAGATGTGTTGCAATAGAGCTTTCTTTGTTTGCAAATATATAAAGCCCAATTTTAGCTCTCGTGCATGCTACATAGAGATTATTATATTCTTGTTGCAGGTTTTCCCTCTCTTTTTTATCCGCTAAATCTTGCAATGTCTTATATCTATAAATATTCATAGCCTTTGTTGTAGTATCTATGCGTATGGAATCTAAGAAAATATCATTATAACTATAAAGTATTTTTTCATTATTATTTTGTTTTTGTGCCTCGTAGTCTAAATATATCACATACTCAAACCCAAGCCCTTTAGACCCATGCACACTCATCGCATGAATGGCTTCTTCTTGCATGATGACAGATTCTCTATTTTCTATAAACTCAAACAAAGAATCAATATTTTTTATATCAATATTTTCACTTGCTATTTCTAGTAACTCCATACAATCATCATTATAGAATCTTAGAGATTCTATAATGCTTTTTATAGATTTTGCAAGTGAATAATATGTAGAAGTTTGTTGCGGGATAGTGATATATTGATTATCAAAATAGCTTTTTCCTAAGAGTTTATTGAGCTTTTTTTGTGCGAATTTATAATTATTTCTTGCTTTTCTTAGCTTTTCTTGTAGTGATTCTGTGGAATCTTTTAGTCTTGAATCTTGTGGGCTAAAATCTTGTTGTATAGTTGCTTTCTGCATAGAATCTTGCAATATGGCTAACCTAGATTCTATAAGCTTTATTTCATCTCTATATTCTTGTGTTTTAAAGACATAAAATATTGCCTGTATGCTTGGCTGATTTATTAGCTTTCCGCTTTTATCCAGGTTTAGTTTTATAGTAGAATCATTCTCTTTTAAGAATAGATTAAATTCATGTAGGGTATCTCTTTTTCTTGCTAAAATGACAATCTCTTTTTTTGGCACATTAGATTCTATAAGCCTATTTAGTTGCGTGAGAGTATCTGTGAAGACTGCGTTTTTATTTATCTCTTTATCACCAGTGTCTTCATATAATTTCACATTCACCACACCGCTTATATCTTGTGAATGTTCACTATAAAGCTGCTTTATATACTCTTCTTTATAGAGATTTGCAAACTTATCATTTACAAAATCAATGATTGCTTTTTTACTGCGATAATTATGACTTAGACTTTCTTGCCGCATGGAATCTAGCCTTTTTGTCTTCTCAAATACAGATATATTTGCACCACGAAAGGCATATAAACTCTGCTTAGAATCTCCCACAAAAAACAAACTTTTAGAATCTTTTGTCCCACTTCCTGCAAGGATTTCATTAAAAAGTGGCTCAAAGATTCTATACTGCATAATACTTGTATCCTGATATTCATCAAAGAGTATATGGCTAATGCAAGAATCTAATCTAAAAAAGAAATAATCACTTTGAAAATCCCCATCTATCATTAAAGTATCAGTCGCAATAGCAAAAACTTTATGTGCGATGGATTGAAAGCTTAGTATATTATGCTTTGATTCTATCTCTCTTATAGCCTGTATGTAAATCTCCAAAAACATGTATAAATGCGATAATAACGCACTCTCAACACACATTGTATATAAGATTCCAAGCTGTTGTATCTGCTCACATTTATATGCGATTTCTTGCTGCATAGCTTCATTTAGCTTTAAATCTTGCTTGATATAGTTATGCTTTTTTTCTACTATGAGTTTATGCTGCAATATCTCTTTGGCACTACTAGATTCTAATTTTTCACATATTGCTTTTGTGCGGGGTTTAGTCTCCCCATTTGGTGCAATGTTTTGTAAAAAATCACTGAGTTGTTTAGCATGAGATTGAATTATTTTTTCAATGCGTTTTGGGTTTAGTTGCAATGTTTCTGGGTGGGCTGCGGGGTTTAGGGCGTAATTTATAGAATCTAGATTTTGTTTGGATTCTATATTCTCTATTTTTTGCGACTCAAATTCAGTGGCACATTCAAGCGGATTAGATTCTATATTTTTGTCATTTTGAGCCTTTAAAAAAGGCGAAAAATCTTTTATAGATTCTAGAATCTCATTATCTTGCATCTGCCCATTTTGCAAAGATGTTTTGCTTTTCTCAACACAACAAAAAAGAGATTCTAAAACCTCATCACTCATAAAAGTCTTAGCAAACTCAAGTATTTTTTGCTGTGTAAATAGTGGATGCATAGCGTGTATAAGATCTTGTTTTGTCTTAAACTCAATGGATTTATCATAAAGAGTTGCTAAAAGCTGCTTTAGTGTGAGTGTCGTGCCATAATTTGCAGTCATATCAATATGGATATTTAAATCATTTGTTAAAGAAAGCAGGGCTTCATGTAAATGTGAATCTGTATATATTTTTTCTAAAAAGCATTCAAAAATCTCATCATCTAGCCCACTTTCTTGCATATCAAAATCTCTTCTTATACCGATAAAAAAGGCAAATTTACGCAACATTTGCGTATAGAAAGAATCGATTGTGCTTATCTTTTTATCCGCTTGTAAGAAATGCTTATAAGCCTTTGTAATTTGTGCTTCTATATGCTCTTTTGTAAGATTATAGCTAAGCAAAGATTCTATAATATCATCTCTTTGTTTTAGAATCTTTTCATAATTTTCTTTATAAATCTCTTTTGCTTCTTTAAGTTTAGAATCTTGAGTAATATAAAGCAAAAAAAGATTCTGTGTGATACGCTCTTTCATCTCATTTGCAGCTTTTTTGGTAAATGTGAGTGTAAGAATCTCATTTGCTGGCACACCTTGAAAAAGCAAGGCGATATAACGCACACATAGGGCAAAAGTCTTGCCACTACCAGCAGAAGCATTTAAGAAAATATGATTTGTGTTTGATTGCTGCATGAAAAACCTTTTTATTATGATTTTATCAAAAATGCGAGTAAAATTCAAATTTATAATGACTTTGGATTGATTTTTGCTAGAATCCTTTTTATCACTTTGCACGAGATTCTAAACCTTTGCTTAACATAGAATCTTTTATCTTTTAACTAAGCTAGATCTTTAATTAAGCTAGATTTTAATTAGGTAGGTATGCTAATGAAAAAAAGTAGTCTTATAAGCTGTGCTTTATTTCCATTTATCCTTAATGCTGCAGCACCCAAACCTTATGAGCCAAGCACGCAAAGCTTAATCGATGCGTTGTGGAATAAAGCATCGCATGAGCTTTCAGCGTCTATATTCTATCAACAAGCATTTGGCGATGAGATTACCTTCCTTGATGCAACTTTTCTAGGCTACTATTCTACTGCGAGATATAATGGATTGAAAGCTGCGGCAGGTATGCTACTTGCCGCACCCATTCTTGATTTTAGTCATGGACATGGTGAGACTTATAATGATGTAAAGCAAATATTTCTTTTTAATACCGCCTATGTGGATTATCTGGATAATAAGCTAGGCTTACACGCAATAGCAGGGAGATATAAGGCAAATTCAGAATGGAATACCTACTATTCTCAAGGATTTCAAGTAGGATATAGTGCGCTTCCTTACACGACACTAGAGTTTTTAGCATCTTATGGTAGTGCTATGGTAACAAATGAGTATGTAACGCCATTTCGCACGGATTTAAGCAGCTTTGGGACATATTTATTAAGTGCTGATTTTGAGTTGCCAAAGCATATACATTTACAACCTTATCTCTATTTTACTGGATTTTTTACTACCTTTGGTGTGAAAGCGGCAATGTCTTATTACATTACGCATGATATTAAAATGGAGACAAAGCTGCATATAGCAGGTTACAACAAATACTATCCGCATACCTTCCCTGCAAATGTTAATCATAAATTTGAGTTAGCCGCACATGCTGGTAGCACAAATCAAGATATGGCGGGGATTGCATGGCTAGAACAAAAAGTAAAATACCTTGATTTAGTAGAAGCAAAGGTAGGGCTTATAGGCGTTACACCAAGTGGAGCAGAACTCATAGATTATTATGGGCAACTCACACCATTTAAATACACCGTTGGTATGTTTTGGGCGGGGGCTATTACGACTTATGGGAGTGTGGGTTTTCATTGGGATAATCTCTTTGAGATAAAAGCTAGTGTGCGTGGTAGCTTTTTGCCTACTGGAAGTGTAACAAGCTTTGAGATAAAAGGTGAGAGTGAGTTTCCTATATGGCGACAAAGAGATCGCTATGGACAGCTTAGAACCTACATGAAAGGCAAAGTAGGACTAAATCTCACAGGCGTATATAACAACACCCCGGCGATTAACTTCTATGGCGGAAATCAATATACAATCATACGCGGCTATTTTAGAATCTCCATTTAGTGTGGGTTTTAAATCTACACTTTTAGGGCGAGTGTAAATAGGGTTAGATTCCAAATATACACACAAAGGGAAAACATGCTAGATAACACACAAGATAAAAAGCATATCTTAATAACAGGGGCAAGCTCTGGCTTTGGCTACTATCTAGCCCTAACTTATGCAAGAGAATGGGATAATATCACACTCTATCTTATCGCAAGAAGAAAAGAAAAGCTAGAAA
Proteins encoded:
- the nhaA gene encoding Na+/H+ antiporter NhaA — encoded protein: MGLEHKNIHAQEMQQDKIDHANNTLKNFITHESFGGVLLFFCVTMAMIIANTNFGIFYNEFFGMYLDFHIGGTRVIHISILHFINDVLMSFFFLMVGLEMKREVLYGELAGFRAVSFSVFGAIGGLVLPSAIYIFFNLGTPSVNGFGVAMSTDTAFALGVILLLGKRIPSVIKIFLVTLAVADDLGAISVIAIFYTDQINWIYIYIAIVLLAVLITFNYLDIKYLSLYFAVGFLLWICFFLSGVHATVGAVLLAFTIPGKSQISQHSYLGLKEAYNKLYFKTRADFTTFTPSHTEERNRFGAILYGFKDFFVSSYQNIKKFMSSKSDMEREVDMHKEHERVEILDTIARYSKYAQNPLVRIEYILQPLNAYFIVPLFAFANAGVSIDSSLNFSVDGIFWGIILGLVLGKPLGILGFTWLSEKLRLAKRPEGLTNTQIFSVGALAGIGFTMSMFVANLAYSSNMSVDLAKISVLIASGIAAIIGVTSLYFNTKDSSEEDIRIED
- a CDS encoding UvrD-helicase domain-containing protein, yielding MQQSNTNHIFLNASAGSGKTFALCVRYIALLFQGVPANEILTLTFTKKAANEMKERITQNLFLLYITQDSKLKEAKEIYKENYEKILKQRDDIIESLLSYNLTKEHIEAQITKAYKHFLQADKKISTIDSFYTQMLRKFAFFIGIRRDFDMQESGLDDEIFECFLEKIYTDSHLHEALLSLTNDLNIHIDMTANYGTTLTLKQLLATLYDKSIEFKTKQDLIHAMHPLFTQQKILEFAKTFMSDEVLESLFCCVEKSKTSLQNGQMQDNEILESIKDFSPFLKAQNDKNIESNPLECATEFESQKIENIESKQNLDSINYALNPAAHPETLQLNPKRIEKIIQSHAKQLSDFLQNIAPNGETKPRTKAICEKLESSSAKEILQHKLIVEKKHNYIKQDLKLNEAMQQEIAYKCEQIQQLGILYTMCVESALLSHLYMFLEIYIQAIREIESKHNILSFQSIAHKVFAIATDTLMIDGDFQSDYFFFRLDSCISHILFDEYQDTSIMQYRIFEPLFNEILAGSGTKDSKSLFFVGDSKQSLYAFRGANISVFEKTKRLDSMRQESLSHNYRSKKAIIDFVNDKFANLYKEEYIKQLYSEHSQDISGVVNVKLYEDTGDKEINKNAVFTDTLTQLNRLIESNVPKKEIVILARKRDTLHEFNLFLKENDSTIKLNLDKSGKLINQPSIQAIFYVFKTQEYRDEIKLIESRLAILQDSMQKATIQQDFSPQDSRLKDSTESLQEKLRKARNNYKFAQKKLNKLLGKSYFDNQYITIPQQTSTYYSLAKSIKSIIESLRFYNDDCMELLEIASENIDIKNIDSLFEFIENRESVIMQEEAIHAMSVHGSKGLGFEYVIYLDYEAQKQNNNEKILYSYNDIFLDSIRIDTTTKAMNIYRYKTLQDLADKKERENLQQEYNNLYVACTRAKIGLYIFANKESSIATHLALKDNENYGKEILVKRDSKQAQNNLTIISKLQAKNTTQEEFLQESKDSFYQHNISMQHKQILGLSLHYSLELMLGFGIKNPYTMLNFSYGFYLDESMIVEILQKANNIFKSSLEKLLYMDKNTIKCELSFLQENSIKRLDALIQNGEEFFVIEFKSSQNISEALLQEHTAQLQSYMESIATISQKKSQIKGYLVYLQDNVAVKEITL